From Lycium ferocissimum isolate CSIRO_LF1 chromosome 12, AGI_CSIRO_Lferr_CH_V1, whole genome shotgun sequence, one genomic window encodes:
- the LOC132040992 gene encoding dolichyl-diphosphooligosaccharide--protein glycosyltransferase subunit 2 isoform X1, producing MGKLLGILILTLLCICEAAIFRPISDSHRSAALDLFTPKHASFKSLEETYEALRTFEVLGIDQQPDIKAATCKSVVDTLRSPSSALKDLFQALRVNGVLKCELNEETFSGIASRLKDFVKTASSLIDYYYSVGSLVLIKGQTSEVDVHLGGADSVFRAIKALSQSDGRWRYSSNNPESSTFAAGIALESLAGVISLASSEIDHSLISLVKNDISKLLDGAEKYDDGAYYFDQKPVDAHGHQSPLSASSAVVRGITAFATVSDEDLNLPGDKILGLARFFLSVGIPGSAEDLFYQLDALASVENNRVSIPLILSLPAAVLSLTRKDQLKVKVNTVLGSAAPSLSVKLKQIFSSGSKDASIIDQDLKFDPENAVHFLDALPENIDAGSYIFSFEIVLHNPEDKKIYATGGRTKVPISVTGFVKVDHADVAVLDSDLGNVETQKRIDLAGDNTISLSANHLQKLRLSFQLTSPLGHSFKPHQAFLKLIHESKVEHIFVVGNSGIFFEIILDFLGLVEKFFYLSGRYDIQLTVGDAVMENSFFRHLGSIELDLPEAPEKAARPPPQPLDLSARFGPKAEISHIFRAPEKRPPKELSFIFLALVLLPFVGFLVGLLRLQVNLKNFPKASAPATFAILFHLGIAAVLTLYLLFWLKLNLFTTLKALGFLGIFLMFVGHRTLAYLASSSAKLKSA from the exons CCTTGAAGAAACATACGAGGCCTTAAGGACATTTGAGGTACTTGGAATTGATCAACAGCCTGACATCAAGGCGGCGACGTGTAAATCGGTGGTGGATACTCTTCGGTCTCCATCTTCCGCATTGAAGGATTTGTTCCAAGCACTGAGAGTAAATGGAGTATTGAAGTGCGAGCTTAATGAGGAGACTTTTTCT GGCATAGCTTCAAGACTTAAGGATTTCGTGAAGACTGCCAGCTCGCTTATCGACTACTACTATTCAGTTGGTAGTTTAGTTCTTATCAAG GGCCAAACCTCTGAAGTTGATGTACATCTTGGAGGTGCTGATTCAGTTTTCCGTGCCATAAAG GCTCTTAGCCAAAGTGATGGAAGATGGCGCTATAGCTCCAATAATCCCGAGTCTAGTACATTTGCTGCAG GAATTGCACTTGAGAGTCTGGCTGGTGTCATTTCATTAGCATCTTCTGAGATTGATCATTCTCTG ATTAGCCTGGTGAAAAATGACATATCGAAGCTTCTAGATGGTGCTGAGAAATATG ATGATGGCGCCTATTACTTTGATCAAAAGCCTGTTGATGCTCATGGACATCAGAGTCCCCTATCGGCTTCATCAGCGGTGGTGCGTGGTATCACAGCATTTGCCACAGTATCTGATGAAGATCTAAAT CTTCCAGGTGACAAAATTTTAGGTTTAGCAAGGTTTTTCCTCAGTGTTGGAATTCCTGGAAGTGCAGAAGACTTGTTTTATCAACTTGATGCATTGGCTTCCGTAGAAAACAATAG GGTCTCCATTCCGTTGATTTTATCGCTCCCAGCTGCTGTGCTTTCGTTGACTAGGAAAGACCAGCTTAAG GTGAAAGTAAACACTGTTTTGGGCTCTGCTGCACCTTCTCTATCAGTCAAACTCAAGCAGATTTTCAGCTCTGGTTCAAAGGATGCTTCAATCATTGATCAG GATCTCAAATTTGACCCTGAAAATGCTGTGCATTTCTTAGATGCATTACCAGAAAACATTGACGCCGGCAGTTACATTTTTTCTTTCGAG ATTGTCCTTCACAACCCAGAGGATAAAAAGATCTATGCCACTGGAGGACGGACAAAAGTACCCATATCTGTGACAGGATTTGTCAAAGTTGACCATGCAGATGTTGCTGTTCTTGACAGTGATCTTGGTAATGTGGAAACTCAAAAGAG GATTGATTTGGCCGGGGATAACACTATCTCTCTCTCAGCAAACCATCTTCAAAAGCTACGATTGTCATTCCAATTAACTTCTCCACTTGGGCATTCTTTTAAGCCACACCAG GCTTTCCTCAAGTTGATACATGAGAGCAAAGTGGAACACATCTTCGTGGTGGGAAACtctggaattttttttgaaattatactA GATTTTCTTGGACTAGTTGAGAAGTTTTTCTATCTATCAGGTAGATATGACATTCAACTTACAGTTGGGGATGCTGTCATG GAGAACTCGTTCTTCCGACATTTGGGTTCAATTGAATTAGATCTGCCAGAGGCTCCAGAAAAGGCAGCTCGCCCTCCTCCACAACCTCTTGACCTTTCCGCAAGATTTGGGCCAAAGGCAGAAATATCTCACATATTCAGAGCTCCGGAGAAAAGACCTCCGAAGGAGCTTTCTTTCATCTTTCTGGCCCTTGTTCTCTTGCCATTCGTTGGATTTTTGGTGGGG CTTTTGAGGCTGCAAGTGAACCTGAAGAACTTCCCAAAAGCATCAGCACCTGCTACATTCGCCATTCTTTTCCACCTTGGCATAGCAGCTGTCTTAACACTCTATCTTTTATTCTGGTTGAAG CTGAATCTCTTCACGACACTCAAAGCGCTTGGATTTTTAGGGATCTTCTTGATGTTCGTCGGGCATAGAACCCTTGCATATCTCGCATCATCATCTGCCAAGTTGAAATCAGCCTAA
- the LOC132040992 gene encoding dolichyl-diphosphooligosaccharide--protein glycosyltransferase subunit 2 isoform X2 codes for MGKLLGILILTLLCICEAAIFRPISDSHRSAALDLFTPKHASFKSLEETYEALRTFEVLGIDQQPDIKAATCKSVVDTLRSPSSALKDLFQALRVNGVLKCELNEETFSGIASRLKDFVKTASSLIDYYYSVGSLVLIKGQTSEVDVHLGGADSVFRAIKALSQSDGRWRYSSNNPESSTFAAGIALESLAGVISLASSEIDHSLISLVKNDISKLLDGAEKYDDGAYYFDQKPVDAHGHQSPLSASSAVVRGITAFATVSDEDLNLPGDKILGLARFFLSVGIPGSAEDLFYQLDALASVENNRVSIPLILSLPAAVLSLTRKDQLKVKVNTVLGSAAPSLSVKLKQIFSSGSKDASIIDQDLKFDPENAVHFLDALPENIDAGSYIFSFEIVLHNPEDKKIYATGGRTKVPISVTGFVKVDHADVAVLDSDLGNVETQKRIDLAGDNTISLSANHLQKLRLSFQLTSPLGHSFKPHQAFLKLIHESKVEHIFVVGNSGIFFEIILDFLGLVEKFFYLSGRYDIQLTVGDAVMLNLFTTLKALGFLGIFLMFVGHRTLAYLASSSAKLKSA; via the exons CCTTGAAGAAACATACGAGGCCTTAAGGACATTTGAGGTACTTGGAATTGATCAACAGCCTGACATCAAGGCGGCGACGTGTAAATCGGTGGTGGATACTCTTCGGTCTCCATCTTCCGCATTGAAGGATTTGTTCCAAGCACTGAGAGTAAATGGAGTATTGAAGTGCGAGCTTAATGAGGAGACTTTTTCT GGCATAGCTTCAAGACTTAAGGATTTCGTGAAGACTGCCAGCTCGCTTATCGACTACTACTATTCAGTTGGTAGTTTAGTTCTTATCAAG GGCCAAACCTCTGAAGTTGATGTACATCTTGGAGGTGCTGATTCAGTTTTCCGTGCCATAAAG GCTCTTAGCCAAAGTGATGGAAGATGGCGCTATAGCTCCAATAATCCCGAGTCTAGTACATTTGCTGCAG GAATTGCACTTGAGAGTCTGGCTGGTGTCATTTCATTAGCATCTTCTGAGATTGATCATTCTCTG ATTAGCCTGGTGAAAAATGACATATCGAAGCTTCTAGATGGTGCTGAGAAATATG ATGATGGCGCCTATTACTTTGATCAAAAGCCTGTTGATGCTCATGGACATCAGAGTCCCCTATCGGCTTCATCAGCGGTGGTGCGTGGTATCACAGCATTTGCCACAGTATCTGATGAAGATCTAAAT CTTCCAGGTGACAAAATTTTAGGTTTAGCAAGGTTTTTCCTCAGTGTTGGAATTCCTGGAAGTGCAGAAGACTTGTTTTATCAACTTGATGCATTGGCTTCCGTAGAAAACAATAG GGTCTCCATTCCGTTGATTTTATCGCTCCCAGCTGCTGTGCTTTCGTTGACTAGGAAAGACCAGCTTAAG GTGAAAGTAAACACTGTTTTGGGCTCTGCTGCACCTTCTCTATCAGTCAAACTCAAGCAGATTTTCAGCTCTGGTTCAAAGGATGCTTCAATCATTGATCAG GATCTCAAATTTGACCCTGAAAATGCTGTGCATTTCTTAGATGCATTACCAGAAAACATTGACGCCGGCAGTTACATTTTTTCTTTCGAG ATTGTCCTTCACAACCCAGAGGATAAAAAGATCTATGCCACTGGAGGACGGACAAAAGTACCCATATCTGTGACAGGATTTGTCAAAGTTGACCATGCAGATGTTGCTGTTCTTGACAGTGATCTTGGTAATGTGGAAACTCAAAAGAG GATTGATTTGGCCGGGGATAACACTATCTCTCTCTCAGCAAACCATCTTCAAAAGCTACGATTGTCATTCCAATTAACTTCTCCACTTGGGCATTCTTTTAAGCCACACCAG GCTTTCCTCAAGTTGATACATGAGAGCAAAGTGGAACACATCTTCGTGGTGGGAAACtctggaattttttttgaaattatactA GATTTTCTTGGACTAGTTGAGAAGTTTTTCTATCTATCAGGTAGATATGACATTCAACTTACAGTTGGGGATGCTGTCATG CTGAATCTCTTCACGACACTCAAAGCGCTTGGATTTTTAGGGATCTTCTTGATGTTCGTCGGGCATAGAACCCTTGCATATCTCGCATCATCATCTGCCAAGTTGAAATCAGCCTAA